One Spinacia oleracea cultivar Varoflay chromosome 4, BTI_SOV_V1, whole genome shotgun sequence DNA segment encodes these proteins:
- the LOC110792220 gene encoding GDSL esterase/lipase At5g55050: protein MKKMASSIHVVKHNLLLQMFYSLMFIITINFKSTRADKLAPALFVFGDSLVDVGNNNHLPFTIARANFPHNGIDFPGHKPTGRFSNGKNAADFLAEKLGLEYPLPYLSMRQNKNNNFSSGVSFASGGAGIFNGTDQLYRQSIPLDKQVEYFGTVQEKIVQQLGLQQAQKTLSKSVFTIVIGSNDIFGYYGSSTSSQMKKGTPLQYAASMLLAFKGQFKRLYDYGGRKFVIFGVAAVGCCPAQRDRNKTEVCNEAANFGASIYNKGLLSALQYYQKQLKDFQYTYFDTYTVFLNLIEQPATYGFKESKAACCGGLGNLHAKLACLPFSTYCSNRSDHVFWDLYHPTEAADRIIVDTAFSGPRKYAFPVNVQQLVSI from the exons ATGAAAAAAATGGCATCCTCAATACACGTAGTAAAACATAACTTGTTACTACAAATGTTTTATTCTTTGATGTTTATTATTACAATAAACTTCAAATCTACAAGAGCTGATAAACTTGCACCAGCATTGTTTGTGTTTGGGGATTCACTTGTTGATGTTGGCAATAACAATCATCTCCCTTTCACCATTGCTAGGGCTAACTTTCCTCATAACGGCATTGATTTCCCCGGCCACAAGCCTACCGGAAGGTTCAGCAATGGCAAGAACGCGGCCGATTTTCTAG CTGAGAAATTGGGACTTGAGTATCCGCTACCTTATCTTTCCATGagacaaaacaaaaataacaacTTTTCAAGTGGAGTTAGCTTTGCATCTGGAGGTGCTGGAATCTTCAATGGCACTGATCAACTTTAC CGTCAATCCATACCACTGGACAAGCAAGTAGAGTACTTCGGTACAGTGCAAGAAAAAATAGTGCAACAGTTGGGACTACAACAAGCACAAAAAACATTATCAAAATCAGTGTTCACGATTGTGATCGGAAGCAATGACATCTTTGGCTATTATGGATCATCCACTTCTAGCCAAATGAAGAAAGGCACCCCACTGCAATATGCAGCTTCTATGTTACTTGCTTTTAAAGGGCAATTCAAG CGGTTGTACGATTATGGAGGCAGGAAATTCGTGATATTTGGAGTGGCAGCAGTAGGGTGTTGCCCAGCACAGAGAGACAGGAACAAAACTGAAGTTTGCAATGAAGCAGCCAATTTCGGAGCTTCCATTTATAACAAAGGACTCTTATCAGCTCTTCAATATTACCAGAAACAACTTAAAGACTTTCAATATACCTACTTTGACACTTACACCGTCTTCCTTAACCTCATCGAACAACCAGCTACCTATG GATTCAAGGAATCGAAAGCAGCATGTTGTGGTGGACTGGGAAATCTACATGCTAAGTTAGCATGTTTACCCTTTTCTACTTATTGTTCAAACAGAAGTGATCATGTTTTCTGGGATCTTTACCATCCAACCGAAGCAGCTGATCGTATCATCGTCGATACCGCTTTCTCTGGTCCCCGGAAATATGCCTTCCCTGTCAATGTTCAGCAGCTAGTTTCAATATGA